A stretch of the Ananas comosus cultivar F153 linkage group 14, ASM154086v1, whole genome shotgun sequence genome encodes the following:
- the LOC109720539 gene encoding uncharacterized protein LOC109720539, with translation MAAILASNSCCRHFFESSEDFGFSRSISNLNNFTKPEGPMSELSTAKRFPKFVAEVRQVDSDKYGSNGRPTKMVSTKDLIRSNSNGNGHVKPSAVNGSKVVVNGANLVKKESTSALVKTRNRKAPPQKPKAPKEEPFEEELKVLPSDEGFSWAKDDYNAWQRTIDIWSFVFSLRIRVLFDNAKWAYVGGFTEEKQKIRRKRTASWLREQVLQLGPTFIKLGQLSSTRSDLFPREFVDELAKLQDRVPAFSPEKARAFIQSEMGCPIEVIFKEFEDWPIAAASLGQVHRAVLHNGEKVAVKVQRPGLKKLFDIDLRNLKLVAEYFQRSETFGGPSRDWIGIYDECSKILYQEIDYINEGKNADRFRRDFRNIKWVRVPLVMWDYTSQKVLTLEYVPGIKVNSLSQIDARGFSRSLIASRAIESYLIQILKTGFFHADPHPGNLAIDKDGSLIYYDFGMMGEIKSFTREKLLELFYSIYEKDANKVMKCLIDLEALQPTGDLSPVRRSIQFFLDNLLSQTPDQQQTLAAIGEDLFAIAQDQPFRFPSTFTFVIRAFSTLEGIGYTLDPGFSFVKVAAPYAQELLDIKQNQPGGVELVEEIRKQANDARNSTMSMPYRIQRIEDFVKQLESGDLKLRVRVLESERSARKATILQMATMYTAVSGTLLNVGVALSSQGNYAIANSSFVGAGIFLALVVRSMQRVKKLDKFEKMI, from the exons ATGGCGGCAATACTGGCTTCGAACAGCTGTTGCCGCCATTTCTTTGAGAGTTCAGAAGACTTTGGCTTTTCGCGATCGATCTCCAATCTCAATAATTTCACAAAGCCAGAAGGACCGATGAGTGAGCTCTCGACGGCAAAGAGGTTTCCGAAATTCGTCGCTGAAGTTCGTCAAGTAGACTCCGATAAATATGGGAGTAATGGTCGACCGACGAAGATGGTTTCTACGAAGGATTTGATAAGAAGCAACAGTAATGGCAATGGCCATGTGAAACCATCGGCAGTTAATGGTTCGAAAGTGGTTGTTAACGGCGCTAACCTTGTGAAAAAGGAGAGTACTTCAGCTTTGGTTAAGACCCGAAATAGAAAAGCCCCTCCTCAAAAGCCGAAAGCCCCGAAGGAGGAGCCTTTCGAGGAGGAGCTAAAAGTTTTACCTTCGGATGAAGGATTCAGCTGGGCTAAAGATGATTACAATGCTTGGCAAAGGACTATAGATATATGGTCTTTCGTATTCTCTTTACGAATCCGTGTTCTCTTCGATAACGCGAAATGGGCGTATGTCGGTGGCTTCACGGAGGAGAAGCAG AAAATCAGAAGGAAAAGAACTGCTTCATGGTTGAGAGAGCAAGTGTTACAGCTCGGGCCGACTTTCATAAAGCTCGGGCAGCTATCCTCGACGAGATCTGATTTATTTCCAAGAGAATTTGTCGATGAGCTCGCTAAGTTGCAG GATAGGGTACCTGCGTTTTCACCTGAAAAAGCAAGAGCCTTCATACAAAGTGAGATGGGTTGTCCAATTGAAGTTATATTCAAGGAATTTGAAGATTGGCCGATTGCTGCGGCTAGTCTGGGTCAG GTACATCGAGCGGTGCTTCATAATGGTGAGAAAGTTGCAGTGAAAGTTCAGAGGCCAGGACTCAAAAAACTTTTCGACATTGATTTAA GAAACTTGAAATTAGTGGCCGAATATTTTCAGAGAAGCGAAACATTTGGAGGTCCTTCGAGGGATTGGATTGGAATATATGATGAATGCTCCAA GATTCTATATCAAGAAATTGATTACATTAATGAAGGAAAGAATGCCGACAGATTTCGTCGGGATTTTAGAAACATAAAGTGGGTTCGCGTACCA CTTGTTATGTGGGACTACACTTCCCAAAAAGTGTTAACCCTGGAGTATGTTCCCG gtattaaagtgaatagcTTGTCTCAGATTGATGCACGAGGATTTAGCCGTTCATTAATTGCGTCACGTGCAATAGAATCTTACTTGATTCAG ATTTTGAAAACAGGCTTCTTCCATGCCGATCCCCATCCGGGCAATCTTGCTATCGACAAGGATGGCTCGCTTATCTACTATGATTTTGGAATGATGGGCGAAATAAAATCGTTTACCCGAGAGAAATTGCTCGAATTATTCTATTCCATCTACGAAAAAGATGCAAATAAG GTTATGAAATGTCTCATTGATCTCGAAGCACTCCAACCAACAGGAGATTTGTCACCG GTAAGGAGATCTATACAATTTTTCTTAGATAATCTTCTGAGCCAGACCCCGGATCAGCAGCAGACTTTGGCCGCAATTGGAGAG GATTTGTTTGCAATAGCGCAAGATCAACCGTTCCGCTTTCCATCCACATTTACCTTCGTCATAAGAGCATTCTCAACTCTCGAAG GTATTGGGTACACATTAGATCCGGGCTTCTCTTTTGTTAAAGTTGCTGCACCATATGCGCAG GAGCTTCTAGATATTAAACAGAATCAACCCGGTGGAGTAGAACTTGTCGAGGAGATTAGAAAGCAAGCTAATGAC GCGAGGAACTCAACTATGTCAATGCCCTACCGAATCCAGCGGATAGAGGACTTTGTGAAACAACTCGAATCGGGCGATCTAAAGCTTCGTGTCCGAGTgcttgag TCGGAAAGATCTGCGCGAAAGGCCACCATACTCCAAATGGCCACCATGTACACAGCTGTGAGTGGGACCCTCCTAAATGTCGGGGTCGCGCTGAGTAGCCAAGGAAACTATGCTATCGCAAATAGCTCTTTTGTCGGTGCAG GTATATTCTTGGCATTGGTGGTTAGATCGATGCAGCGAGTGAAAAAGCTCGACAAGTTCGAGAAGATGATCTAA